The Blattabacterium cuenoti genome segment AAGCCGCTGTAACTATATATTTACTAATTTTTTTCATATACAAAAAAAATAATAATTTAAGGAATTATACATATATCAATTTAAATTATGTTATGAAAAAAAAATTATTTTTAATAGATGCATTTTCTATTATTTATCAAAGTTATTATGCCTATAATAAAAATCCACTTTTGACATCTTTTGGACTGAATACTTCACCTATTATAAAATTTATGTATTTATTGATGGATTTATTAATGGAAGAAAATTCCAATTATATGGCAGTTATTTTTGATAGTAATCAAGAAAATTTTCGAAAAAAAAAATATGAAAAATATAAAGCAAATAGAAAAAAAACTCCAATAGCTATTCAAATAGCTATTCCTTATATTCTAAAAATTTTAAAAGCTTTTAAAATTTTATTTATTTATTCCAATCATGGATATGAAGCGGATGATATTATCGGAACTATTTCTCATAAAGCTGAAAATAAAGGATATATTGTTTATATTATTTCTTTAGATAAGGATTTCTTGCAATTAGTAACAAATAATATTAAAGTTTATTTTCCACCTTTTAAAGGAAATCCAAAAAAAATATTAGAAATAAACGATGTTAAAAATAAATTTGGAATTGATCATCCAAAACAGGTTATAGATTTATGGAGTATGATGGGAGATTATTCTGATAATATTCCTGGATTACCTGGAATAGGAGAAAAAAATGCAAAAAAATTTTTAAAAAAATTTGGAAGTATTGAAGAATTATTTAATTCCATTAACCAATTAGATAAAAAAATTGGAGAAAAAATTCGATCATATAAAAAAATGGGGTTATTATTTAAACAATTAATTACTATTCATACTAATATTCCATATTTTAACTTCAATGAAAAGGATTTTTATATAAAAAAACCAACATTATATTCTATACAAAAAATATTTGAAGAACTAGAATTCCGTAGATTATTAAAAAAAGTATATCAGTACTATAAAAAAAACAATAACTATTATTTATAGATATTATGTTTATTAATATAATTCCATACTTCTGGATTAAGCATAGATTGAACGTTTTTTCCTAATTTTATTGAACCACGAATAAAAGAAGAGGATATTTCAATAATAGGTGCGTTTTTTAAATAAGTTATTTTTTTATTTATTTTGAATACAGGAATAGAAAATTTTCCTATCCTAGGATAAACGAATATATCATATTCATTTAAAATAATCTTATAATTTTTCCATTTTTTGATAGAATCAATAACATCTTTTCCAAAAAGAAGAGAAAATTTAATAGTAGGATATTTTTCTTTAATACGATTTAAAGTATGAATAGTATAAGAAGGATAAAATCCTGATTCAATATCTAATACATTCATCTTTCTAAAATTAGATACAGCTATACGTACAAATTTTTCTCTAATTTCATAGTCCAGAAGACATTTCTTAAATGGATTTTGGGGTGAAACTACAAACCAAA includes the following:
- a CDS encoding 5'-3' exonuclease encodes the protein MKKKLFLIDAFSIIYQSYYAYNKNPLLTSFGLNTSPIIKFMYLLMDLLMEENSNYMAVIFDSNQENFRKKKYEKYKANRKKTPIAIQIAIPYILKILKAFKILFIYSNHGYEADDIIGTISHKAENKGYIVYIISLDKDFLQLVTNNIKVYFPPFKGNPKKILEINDVKNKFGIDHPKQVIDLWSMMGDYSDNIPGLPGIGEKNAKKFLKKFGSIEELFNSINQLDKKIGEKIRSYKKMGLLFKQLITIHTNIPYFNFNEKDFYIKKPTLYSIQKIFEELEFRRLLKKVYQYYKKNNNYYL
- the nadD gene encoding nicotinate (nicotinamide) nucleotide adenylyltransferase, translated to MKIILYFGSFNPIHLGHIIIANYIVEFLENIKYVWFVVSPQNPFKKCLLDYEIREKFVRIAVSNFRKMNVLDIESGFYPSYTIHTLNRIKEKYPTIKFSLLFGKDVIDSIKKWKNYKIILNEYDIFVYPRIGKFSIPVFKINKKITYLKNAPIIEISSSFIRGSIKLGKNVQSMLNPEVWNYINKHNIYK